Proteins encoded together in one Nitrospira sp. window:
- a CDS encoding zinc-dependent alcohol dehydrogenase family protein, which produces MKAMVLARTSDVSSSPLHLEDRPVPAPQPNQLLVKIHVCGVCRTDLHVVEGELPDVALPIIPGHQAVGTVMQLGADVSEIKEGDRVGIAWLQGTCGQCEFCTSGRENLCLHAKFTGYQVDGGYAEYAVVLARFAYPIPQIFSDDEASPLLCAGIIGYRALRLSGIKPGQRLGLYGFGASAHIAIQIARHWGCQVYVSSLKQEHQELAKQLGAVWVGGATEMPPDKLHSSIIFAPAGELVPPALRALDRGGTLALAGIHMSPIPSLDYDRDVFGERVIRSVTANTRQDGIDLLREAAAIPIKPRTVRFSLKEANRALQELKAGNFQGAAVLTMQ; this is translated from the coding sequence ATGAAAGCCATGGTGCTCGCTCGTACGAGCGACGTGTCCAGCTCCCCACTCCACCTCGAGGATCGTCCGGTTCCTGCTCCACAGCCAAATCAACTTCTCGTCAAGATTCATGTCTGCGGCGTCTGTCGAACCGATCTCCATGTGGTGGAAGGGGAACTACCGGACGTGGCCTTGCCGATCATTCCGGGCCATCAAGCCGTCGGCACAGTGATGCAGCTTGGCGCCGATGTCTCGGAAATCAAGGAGGGCGATCGAGTCGGAATCGCTTGGCTTCAGGGTACATGCGGCCAATGTGAATTCTGTACGAGCGGACGCGAAAATCTCTGCTTACACGCTAAATTCACTGGCTATCAGGTGGATGGCGGCTATGCGGAATACGCCGTGGTGCTCGCACGATTTGCCTATCCAATCCCTCAGATCTTTTCTGACGATGAAGCCTCTCCCTTACTCTGTGCTGGTATCATCGGCTATCGGGCTCTACGACTCAGCGGTATCAAGCCGGGCCAGAGACTGGGGCTCTATGGATTCGGCGCGTCAGCGCACATTGCCATCCAGATCGCACGCCACTGGGGCTGTCAGGTCTACGTGAGTTCACTCAAGCAAGAGCATCAGGAACTGGCCAAACAGCTGGGAGCAGTCTGGGTCGGCGGAGCCACAGAGATGCCGCCAGATAAGCTGCACAGCTCCATCATCTTTGCCCCAGCCGGCGAACTCGTTCCTCCGGCATTGCGCGCGCTCGACCGAGGCGGCACGCTCGCCTTAGCCGGCATCCACATGTCACCGATTCCTTCACTGGACTACGACCGTGACGTGTTCGGCGAACGCGTCATCCGCAGCGTGACAGCCAACACGAGACAGGACGGCATCGATCTCTTGCGCGAAGCCGCGGCGATCCCCATCAAACCCCGCACAGTCCGCTTCTCACTGAAAGAAGCCAACCGCGCGCTACAAGAATTGAAAGCAGGAAACTTTCAAGGTGCGGCAGTGCTCACCATGCAATGA